Proteins encoded within one genomic window of Eleutherodactylus coqui strain aEleCoq1 chromosome 1, aEleCoq1.hap1, whole genome shotgun sequence:
- the THRAP3 gene encoding thyroid hormone receptor-associated protein 3 isoform X4 encodes MSKNKSKSRSGSSRSISRSRSRSFSKSRSRSRSLSHSRKRRHSSRSRSRSYSPGYNRERNHPRVYQNRDFRGHNRGYRRPYYFRGRGRGFYPRGQHNRGGYVNYRPNWQNYNRQPYSPRRARSRSRSPKRRSVSPRSRSHSRNSDKSSSDRSRRSSSSRSSSNHSRVETKRKSKKDKKSHSKDQRSSAQATDDDSKEQSASGGADPSSKEGNKAWQDMETYDESPAPQHSPSERTPTLKSSVQSVVVRRCSPRPSPAQKPSPPSPTVLQSSATFRVSSRQSPFEHSLSPPRKSPLTKSPPSMSSLYGNSQKEEGRSGELTAPVGTGYKRFMEEQKNKASEMEKENGKEKLSNLEKMRERSSPTDFAMSELERAYRKSMSPKRYKMREELEKLKLAELRYAKEEAELDKKGRARKDSDSDSKSQDPYDPAKWEELSFIPSTKEKRKKSDDVDDDLYPEKSKKEEKASKSKGFLPEKNFRVTSFKASKERSESPPSRKSSESREKLLSKEDLSFSKSNFSVSREMGPSVRLDSFDEELARPSGVMAHERKLSRDLVHSNKKDQEFKSIFQHIQSAQPQRSPSELFAQHIVTIVHHVKEHHFGPSTMTLSERFSSYLKKTKEQEPSKTRKSPEIHRRIDISPSAFRKHGILHEEAKPTKEGSHKGEGKYREEPSDLRQDIERRKKHKDKRDHSRDSGDSRDSSRSRERSPEKPEKPRKSSKKHKKHRKVRERSRSSSSSSHSSHSMRAAGTDEFPPENEDRDENSSNFEKARLGNKDYQGSSDRGRARGTFQYRARGTRPWNRGAFSGNNNNNNNDFQKRNRDEEWDPEYTPKSKKYYLVRW; translated from the exons TTCTCGATCACGCTCAAGGTCTTACTcacctgggtataatagagagCGCAACCACCCAAGAGTTTACCAAAATCGTGATTTCCGTGGTCACAACAGAGGCTATCGGAGACCATACTATTTCCGAGGGCGTGGTAGAGGCTTTTATCCACGAGGTCAACATAATCGAGGTGGATATGTAAACTACCGCCCCAACTGGCAAAATTATAACCGCCAACCATATAGTCCTCGCAGGGCCCGATCTCGTTCACGGTCTCCAAAGAGGAGATCAGTGTCTCCTAGATCCAGGAGCCATTCAAGAAATTCAGACAAGTCGTCATCTGATCGCTCTCGGAGATCTTCATCTTCCAGGTCTTCCTCCAATCACAGCAGAGTGGAGACTAAACGTAAATCAAAAAAGGATAAGAAGAGTCATTCAAAGGATCAACGGTCCTCTGCTCAGGCAACAGATGATGACTCAAAGGAACAGTCTGCATCAGGAGGAGCGGATCCTAGTAGCAAAGAAGGGAACAAAGCCTGGCAGGATATGGAAACTTACGATGAAAGCCCTGCACCTCAACATAGTCCTTCGGAACGCACACCAACACTTAAAAGCTCTGTGCAGTCAGTTGTGGTTAGACGCTGCTCTCCTAGGCCCAGTCCTGCGCAGAAGCCTAGTCCACCATCACCCACAGTTTTACAGAGCAGTGCTACTTTTAGGGTATCTTCTCGTCAAAGCCCCTTTGAGCATAGCTTGAGTCCACCAAGGAAGAGTCCTTTGACCAAGAGCCCGCCCTCGATGAGTTCACTATATGGCAATAGTCAAAAAGAAGAGGGCAGAAGTGGAGAGCTGACTGCACCAGTGGGAACTGGATATAAGAG GTTCATGGAGGAGCAGAAAAATAAGGCCTCAGAAATGGAGAAGGAAAACGGAAAGGAAAAGCTGTCTAATTTGGAGAAAATGAGAGAACGTAGCAGCCCTACTGACTTCGCTATGAGTGAGCTGGAGAGGGCTTATAGAAAGAGCATGTCCCCAAAACGTTATAAAATGCGAGAGGAATTGGAGAAATTGAAATTGGCTGAATTACGATATGCAAAAGAGGAAGCGGAACTAGACAAAAAGGGTCGAGCAAGGAAAGACTCTGATAGTGATTCCAAGAGTCAAGATCCATATGATCCAGCTAAATGGGAAGAATTGTCTTTCATCCCAAGCACTAAGGAAAAACGCAAAAAGTCGGATGATGTGGACGATGACCTTTATCCAGAAAAATCCAAGAAAGAGGAGAAGGCATCTAAGTCTAAAGGGTTTTTACCTGAAAAAAATTTTAGAGTTACAAGTTTCAAGGCATCAAAAGAACGGAGCGAGTCTCCTCCATCTAGGAAGTCCTCGGAGAGCAGGGAGAAGCTGTTATCCAAGGAGGACCTGTCTTTTTCCAAATCAAATTTCTCTGTTAGCAGAGAGATGGGTCCTAGTGTCCGTTTGGATTCCTTTGATGAGGAACTTGCACG GCCTAGTGGAGTAATGGCACATGAGCGGAAACTGTCCCGTGACCTTGTTCACAGCAACAAGAAAGATCAGGAGTTCAAGTCGATTTTCCAACACATTCAATCTGCGCAACCTCAGCGAAGCCCATCTGAACTCTTCGCCCAACACATTGTGACCATTGTGCATCATGTTAAAG agcaccactttggTCCCTCAACAATGACACTGAGTGAACGCTTCTCTTCTtacttaaaaaagacaaaagaacaGGAACCTTCAAAAACTCGAAAGAGTCCAGAAATTCACAG GAGAATTGACATTTCTCCTAGTGCTTTTAGAAAACATGGGATTTTGCACGAGGAAGCCAAACCAACAAAAGAAGGAAGCCACAAG GGAGAGGGGAAATACAGAGAGGAGCCCTCAGATCTGCGGCAGGACATTGAGCGCCGCAAAAAACATAAGGACAAGCGTGACCATTCCCGTGACTCTGGGGATTCCAGAGATTCCAGTCGTTCCAGGGAGAGGTCACCTGAGAAACCAGAGAAGCCCAGGAAGTCCTCCAAAAAACACAA GAAGCATAGGAAAGTGCGTGAGCGttcccgctcctcctcctcctcttcacattcctcccattctatgcgAGCTGCAGGCACAGATGAATTCCCTCCTGAGAATGAAGACAGAGATGAAAATTCCTCAAACTTTGAAAAGGCACGCTTGGGAAACAAGGATTACCAAGGAAGCAGTGACAGAGGAAGAGCTCGGGGAACTTTT CAATACAGAGCAAGAGGTACAAGACCATGGAACAGGGGTGCTTTTTCAGGAAATAACAATAACAACAACAATGACTTCCAGAAACGCAACCGGGATGAAGAATGGGATCCCGAATACACCCCTAAAAGCAAAAAGTATTACTTG GTGCGGTGGTAA